The Primulina huaijiensis isolate GDHJ02 chromosome 6, ASM1229523v2, whole genome shotgun sequence genomic sequence TCGTCTTCTAGTAGCACATCATCATTTTTCCACCCTCACATCAACactgatattaaaaaaattacaaaataatggATTATGATTACACATTGATCAACAAATGCAAGTtccaataataaaaatataatgtcCTTTATAGGTAATTTATATGGTGCATGAATAGTAAGTAACTCACAAGAAAATGTAAATCTACATGTGTGTAAACATAGATGGGGAGATCATGCTAAAtgtcagcagcagcagcaagcAGCAAAACCCAGGGGGGGATGAACTTACTTAAACAGGTCCACGCTGGATGCATGTGAATCCCACCAACTTGCTCTCGTTATCTTGTTTACCCCACCTCAATGCGTAGCCTACACAATTCCGGCACTTGTATTTTATTTCGTACATACGTATTCATCATATATACATGGATTTAGATATTTAATGGAGTTTACACATATCGAAGAActtgaaatttatataaaatatataataaaatacttAACAAAATTAAAGATAATTTGAATTGGTAGAGACCCCATCTTCCTCACCATCTCTAGGGTTGACCCACTccagataaaaataataaaagagatGTACGATATTATAGCAACTATTTCATCATGTTGTTATTATATTtcgctatatatatatatatatctaccCTTCTTCCCAAGTCCAACAACTCATTTCATAATTCACTCGTTTTCTTTACAGAATACATAATTTGCTTTCTTTTctacaaacatatatataaaatggaTGCGAGCTCAGCAGATGAAAGCATGAGTGACTCCACATCAGTCACACCGCCGCCTACAACCTCACCGGCAGCCGTGACCAAGTCTCCGGCGACTCTCTGCCTTGTCGGCAGCGGAGCTAGCGTCATCATCGATTCGGAGAACGGGATCGAAGCGGAGTCCAGGAAGCTGCCTTCATCAAGATTCAAAGGCGTGGTGCCGCAGCCTAATGGAAGGTGGGGTGCGCAAATCTACGAGAAGCATCAGAGGGTCTGGTTAGGTACTTTCAATGAAGAGGAAGAAGCTGCCAGAACTTATGACACTGCGGCGCAGCGGTTCCGTGGCCGCGATGCTGTCACTAACTTTAAGCCGTTGTCGGAGACTGAAGATGACCGGGTCGAAGCGGTTTTCCTGGATTCTCATTCGAAAGCTGAGATCGTGGACATGCTGAGGAAACATACTTACATTGATGAGCTCGAGCAGAGCAGGAAAAACCATGGCGTCAATGGCAGATGTAGCGGCAAGAAAGATGGGACTTTCGGTTTCATCAACGGCGGAGATGCGGCGGCGAAGGACCGGGAACAGCTCTTCGAAAAGGCGGTGACGCCCAGCGACGTCGGAAAGCTTAACAGATTGGTTATTCCGAAACAACACGCGGAAAAACACTTCCCTTTACAAAGCGGAAACAACACAAAAGGGGTGCTGTTAAATTTCGAGGATTTGTGCGGGAAGGTGTGGAGATTTCGATATTCTTATTGGAATAGCAGCCAAAGCTATGTGTTAACAAAGGGTTGGAGCAGGTTTGTGAAGGAGAAGAATCTTCGGGCCGGCGACATTGTTAGTTTCCTACGATCAACCGGCCCGGATAAGCATCTGTACATAGATTGGACCTCGAGAAACAATGGATCAATAGTGGGGTCGGGCCTGGTCCAGCCCGGTCAGATAATTCGGCTGTTTGGAGTGAACATATTTGAGGCACCGAGTAGGGTTCATGCTGCTGCAGCCATTGAAGATAATGGTAGCTGCAGTGGGAAAAGGATGAGAGAAATCGAGCTTCTGGGATTGGACTTTAGGAAGAAACAAAGGGTTATTGATGTTTTGTGACAATAATATCATTTAGTTTCTTAATCacttttttctctatttttctgaatttaattttgtttcgttttctttctttttctctgTAATGTTGTTGGAAGTTGCTAAAAGTTCTAACTGTATAGTATTTTGACGAAAAAAGAAAGGTACATAGAGATGAATTCCATGATTAGAGGTGGAGAGAATTTGAAATATTACAAAAAGAACGTCAGTTGTTTCTTGGTTTTGAAGTGTAACCTTTACCTTTCATGATTAAATATGGCAGCAATCGCTATTTTCAGTGTGTTCTAGTTAACTTTCGACTAATACAATAACTTGTAAATCATAGTAATCAGATAAAGTATACTTTGCAAGTCATATATGACAAACTCgacaaagaaaatgttgataAGAAGAATCGAACGTCTAATTATTGATCAAACATTTATATAATCATCAATTCGAATATTTTGAGACACTCAACTTTCGATCAcatatacattaaaaaattgatttttacgTGCCTTGGCCTAATGTGTTGGGATTCTAGTTATACATATCCGATGTTGAGCATGCCTTCTTTGTTGTCTGTATACATTGTACCTGTTTTACCTTCTCCACTTGCATTTCTTGTCTCACAGTACAATGGATTTCAGAGATTacaaatcatttttaatattatacacATCAACACCGGAATCTTTACAAAAGTGAATTCTTGTGTAACAATGTTAGCTAGATCAAATGAcgtttatttattgaatatgaTGAAAATGTATATTTGATATATTGATGTCATCTCAATTATACTCACATAAGTGTCAACAGTTGATACCAAAAgaccaaatattatatatatagttttgatatcttGATTCATCGTGAGCACCTACCTGTCTGAACATCGACTAAGGTTACATCTACCTATTGGATTTATAATACAACATCTAAACGGTGCTCACATAAATGTCTACAGTagattttaatcatataaaaactatataatattatatatacatacatacatacaaaaaatattacGTATATTTAGTATTTACTCCAAATCAATATCTGTATCCATCTGGCTCCTACTGTGTATCTACCTACTAAATCTATATGATGCATGGATCTAATCATGAAGGCCATCTTGAAAGGCTGTAAATCCTTTTCATTTTCCACCCCAAATATTCCATTTCCCAGCTCCTGAATTAGAGAACATCACAATTTTCAGAGTTACAAGCGGGGACACCAATTTTTTTCTTACGTGTTATGCTAGAAAATTTTAGGATATGATtggtctttttctttttaaatatatatatattttttatggttTTCATCTTTGCCAAACTAATTTCAACTTGTTAGAAATTGAAAAAGATTTATGGAATCATGGTCATAATTTGCGGTTAAACCGAGCAAAAGGAACAACACTTGAAATGATCAACATCATATCTTCCATTTCGCTTTGCTATGCAAAATTATAGACAAATTCGGGTTAGTTAAGGCTACACTTTTGGCTTTTGTTATACTTTTCATCTTTTTTACACATCCATAATCTGATTCATGCATACAAATAATGTGTTAAACTCTCATCGCCCCTCGATCGGATCATGTTGAACGCGCGTAAGACGCAGAAACATACATCATACCGAcatgaaattattttacataattCAATAACACAACAtgacaataaattatttttgaggattttaatATACGaaatctattatttttttagctTGATTAGATTTCTTAGCTTGATTTccgtaattttaaatatatattcttgagATTAAGGTAAACATCAGTGCATTTTCTTGGTGACTTCGAATGAGTTGAAATGGGAAGGTTAATGTATAATGTGGCCACGTTCTGGCCACACTCGATTCTATTATATCATCACTGTCAAATATACTTTTAACCCAATTTATAGGCTTTTTactctttcttttcttctttttggaAAGTATATATAGTACGGTGGCTTGCATTGGAATATTAATTCCGCATTTTTTAAggtaaaataaattcattttaattaataaaaacaatttctcttttcaaaatttatattcttaCTGTACTAAACTAAAGGTGGCGcgacataattatttaaattcaaaggtttactatgaatttaatattaacATATATTTAACCACCATCTACCCGTaacgtataaaaaaaatattttgcttaTAACAACAACAGACATGAATTacgattaattaattaaaaaatttattgtaaatcTAATCTAATATTCACCAATATATTGTCATATAAGTATGAACTTGATGATGTATTAAGTTCACTTATTTTCATACAATCAAATGATCGATAATTCAATttgtaataattcaaaatattttactatttaCGTGCTTGATGTCGAACATATATATTGCAAATGAACCAAAATTGCAAAAGTAACAAAGATAACGtacaaaaactgaaatttgacaaagaAATTCATAAGTGACTAAAGTAGTAGAAAGACAAATATACATAACtaatatgacaaaaaaaaaagtaacttATTCAAGATTATTACTTATGGCTAATGACTTATCTGACACTAGATTCTAAATTTGAGACGATTCAGATTATCTCTcccaactaaaaaaattatgagattactcaaaaaaaatttagggATGCGTAGAAGCTTTAATGCTGGACCAGAATAATGGAATCATGTTCTTGCAACTTGTCACAAATTCAAATTACACTAACCGACGTTCAACATGTTTTTTTTGCCACTTTTAAAAttaagtttttgccttttattATCACTTTACACGAATGATCGACATTACACCGAATATCTTAAAGGAGGTGATCACATGAAAGACTTCACATTTGGGAAAATTACAGTTTTGgtatgtatatttatttgtttgagatttgataatttatatcatgtgatcaaatttcaatcttagtttattatctttgatttttttagcaattttaGTATATAATGCTATATTAGCGTTGATGGACAGAGACTAAAGTTATCAAAAATCGGAAGATACAAAGCTAAGACTGAAGTTTGATAAAGTAAATGACTAATATCGCAAATAATCAAATACATACGataaaaaatgcaattttctctttcaaatttttaagaTGAGTTTTTcggggttttttttttggtaccATATCGTAACAGATGAAAACActatcataaattttaaaatataacgtATTTTGTTGATAAATAGTATAATATGCAATaaaaaaagttgggaaaatatattttggtttaTAAAATAAGAGATGgtcttatattaaatttaaggaGAAATAATTTCTTTGTCcattaatttgttattttttagttttgattcattaagtttttaaattttgattttcatacatcaacttttaattttcgactATCTCATTCAATTATGACATGACACTGAAAAATGCTGACATGACATTGAAAAATACTAacgtcaaataaaaaatttctgaaTCGTCGGATATCTCGTCCGTGGTCGGATTGTTGTTTTTAGTTTCTGGCCAAATTTGTACAAACGAAAAACCGAAGAAAAGACCGAAATGTGATGATCAGGCGACTGGAAATTCAAGAATCAAATATTTGATGACTGATGTGTAAAGTAGAATCCTCatctttgtaattttttttctaaaaaagaaataaataaataaaggaaTCCTCTTTTTGTGTTCATATATAAATATCGCCCACAAGTTATTTAGATATGAAGTACATATACCTATATTAATTAAGCACactttaataaatatatttatataaacacACACTGATTATGCCTAAATTTAAGTCATTGAAAATTTATGgaacaaattatattttaaatttgctaAAACTATCTATGTACCAAGAAGtgtgacaaaaacttgtgtgaaaagatctcacagatcgtattttgtgagacgtgtcttttattttggtcatctatgaaaaaatattactttttatgctaaggctatgtttggtagccatgataagagaatgattattaaataatcatcctttatctcatgtttggttcatttttaatttaacatggAGGTCATTCATTATGATTGAAAGCCCTCataatttatgttatttgtgtgattaaatatcCCTCTTCAAATgtgtgataatgtataatttttgaatagtgatAATGATAAGATTGTATATTGACCATAATACCCTTGAATTGTTTtattcaatataatatgaaaattaaaattagtgaaaNTATTGtaattatttctaaactttatttaacattaacatccaaaatattattactattttaattattaatgtaaatgcatatttaaaattttatttttaataaatatatttaaattaattttaataaatgtaaattataattataaatatttaattatttatccaattattttaagaatatatatttaactaaCACTTGAGGCATTTTGgtcattgtaataaaatttacaaaattaatcaatcattttaaaatcataccaaacactaTGTTATTTATCACATCATACAATTAATccatatctctcattttttaatcactctaattactaatcatttacttatcccaTCACACGTACCAAACGGAGCCTTCCAATAATTAGTTAATTACCCATCTTCAACTTGAATCGAAACAAAAGTAAACATCCGTTTCGGTTGGTGAAGTAGATGAatatttataaacaaaaaaactcCTGCCTGTGAACGTATTGATAGAGTATATGTCCCCAAATCGGTTACAAAAACTCCCGCAAATTTTACTTCACTTTTATGTTTGCCATGAATCTTAAAAGGGCATATTGGCGAATTTTTTCGAAGAAGATTGTATTTCTAAATAGgaaattttttcaattatagatatttttttataaatattttattaatattaatgattTATTGTCAGTTGAATCTAATTGGATTTTGGTTTTTCTTAAAATTGAGTGCAACAAATGTTTACGGGCCCAAGCATTGGGTCGAACCAAAAATGGCATGGGCCATATTAAGTAACCCGTTCTTGAACCAAACGGTCCCTTATCAATCTTGGTCGTTAATTCAATCGCAAACCAGTAGATAGTGGTCTACTTTTTCCGTCTGAATTGAAGTAAGAATGGCTTTTGCAAATGCTTCAGTGTCAGCAGCTCCCCAACTCGGCTCATCTTCACTTCTTCATGACGAACCCAAATTATCGGCATCTTTCAGTGTTCTTATGGGGGCTCCGCTCACCTCTTGCCACCCGTTGCCTCTTTCTTGTATGCGTTCGTGTCTGGATAAGGATTTTGAATTATCAACCCGTTCTGTAAACATTTTGAATTGAGCCGTTCTTTTAGATTGATTTTAGGTGCATTCTATGCCTGCGTAATCGTTCATCTGTATGTCTTTATTATTTCTAGTTTCTATTGTAagcttcagctccttttgctTTTGTATCAGTGTTCACGATAATCTAGTAATATTTTGAATTGGGCAATTGttattctttgaaaatttgaggCCATTTTGCGTCTGAGTAACTGATTATGTTTGTATTTCATCATTTGAGTAAATTTGAATTCTTTATGCATGTTGATATTTGATATCATTATTCATGACAatcttataaaattttgatttggaAATTCTTTTACTGTGATTTTAGTTTCATTTTGCAACCAAGGGATACAAAATTGGAGTCTTTGTTCATTGACGATTGCTCATAGTAGATATATTATGTTAAGCTCTCACAAGATGATCTGTTCATCCCaatgtttaaaaaattggaATCTATATAGTACAAATTTCATGTGCTTAGATTGAGTTTTGGTTTATGAaggatttttttcttttgtgatATTGGATTTAACTATCGTTGTGACATTCTTTTGTGAAATTGGTTGTAGGTTCAGATTTAAAAAGgcattttgttatttattcgaAAAAAGTATCGGGTTTGGAAGAGGCCATTAGAATAAAAAGGtaattttatgcttttgtaGGATTATCATAGGTCACAAGTAGCATGAAgtgattttttataattttatttattactaTATGCTTCACTTATAATCTGGTTAAAATAGAAATCAACACTTATTTTTACTGCAATATTTTATTGAAGGTTTAACTTTACAAGTAATCAAAAGCAATGTCGGTTGATTTGGGCATTTTTTCTGTAAAATAACTCATATCCTAGTCTAGTTTCTTGTTCACAAGTTCCTTTCTAGACTTAGATCAACGCAGGTAAAGATTTTGTAACTTGATTGACGTGGAACAACAATGTAGCTGGCCGGATTGAGGGAGCAAcagatttgatataaaattatgtaaataatgatctttgtaatatGTAGAAATATCTACTACACAGAGTAATCTCATGAATACTTTTTTTATGTGAGTTAGAAATAACGGCATTGATGTATAATACATAATGTGCTAAAAATTCAGTTTGTGACCTTATGGCCAAAATTGTTGTGTAGACTTAGACTCCTTGGTTTGCGACCACGACTCAACTCAAATTTACAGAATTCCGGTTGATGTCATATTATCTTAGAAAACCATTTTACAATTTGTTTCTTCTTGCTCGTACACTCACAATAATCACAACATTGATCTTTTTTTCAAAATGCTTTGCTTCATGAAGGTATAAAAAAGGAGTGTAATGAGAAATATCATATTCATCAAATGCAAACTTAAAGGGTATTGGAATTGAATTATGAAAGAGAAGGAGGTTTGAGGAACAAGCTTTACTGGAGACTTTAAATTCAGGATACTTGAAAATTGATGAGAACTACTGTTAAGATAAATCTAGAGTTGCAATTAGACCTAAAATACTATGGGGTGAGGGGGATTGAAAAGATATCCGAGTCTTTGTTACTGAACTTGACTCAAGCGGAACCACAAGCTTATATTGTTGTATTTCTAATACACATGAAATGAGTTTTTATTGAGTCGAATtgagtttttatgttttatattcCATTTATCGATATATTTGTATCGATACAATTTCTATTGGTGcaaatctttattaaacatacTTTCTATCTTGGTCTGCTTTTGCCCATCATTTCAAGATTGTGAACTTTTTTCTATTGACACAGGGAACATGATCTTCGGAAGCCAACAGTATCTAAAAGAAGGCCTCCTCTAAGGCGTGGAAAGGTATCACAACGGCTTCTTGTGCCTGATCATATTCCTCAGCCTCCTTACCTTAGTTCAAAAGTGTTGCCAGAAATTTCAAGCAAACATCAAATTCATGATTCTGAAGGGATTTACCACTTGAGGGCTGCTTGCCAGCTTGCCGCTCGGGTGCTAGAACATGCTGGA encodes the following:
- the LOC140979729 gene encoding AP2/ERF and B3 domain-containing transcription factor RAV1-like, giving the protein MDASSADESMSDSTSVTPPPTTSPAAVTKSPATLCLVGSGASVIIDSENGIEAESRKLPSSRFKGVVPQPNGRWGAQIYEKHQRVWLGTFNEEEEAARTYDTAAQRFRGRDAVTNFKPLSETEDDRVEAVFLDSHSKAEIVDMLRKHTYIDELEQSRKNHGVNGRCSGKKDGTFGFINGGDAAAKDREQLFEKAVTPSDVGKLNRLVIPKQHAEKHFPLQSGNNTKGVLLNFEDLCGKVWRFRYSYWNSSQSYVLTKGWSRFVKEKNLRAGDIVSFLRSTGPDKHLYIDWTSRNNGSIVGSGLVQPGQIIRLFGVNIFEAPSRVHAAAAIEDNGSCSGKRMREIELLGLDFRKKQRVIDVL